From the genome of Primulina huaijiensis isolate GDHJ02 chromosome 11, ASM1229523v2, whole genome shotgun sequence:
GCCATAATGCAGCAACTGTCGCCGGATTCTGACTTGCCTCCTCTCGCTTCCATCAAGGTTCGCTCCTCTCCCCCTCGTTTCCCTCCCCCGGCCGCCCCAATATCCACCGACACTCCCACAGCCAACGCCCAACGCAAGATCGGCATCGCCGTTGATCTTAGTGACGAGTCTGCCTTTGCCGTTGAATGGTCCGTCCGCCACTACCTCCGCCCTGGGGATGCTGTCATTTTGATTCACGTTCGCCCTACCTCAGTCCTATATGGCGCCGATTGGGGCTCCGTTGATGTATCCATCATTGGAGCGGAGAACGGGCGATCGCAGCAGAAGCTTGAAGAAGATTTCGACGCGTTCACAACCACGAAGGCATCCGTTCTGGCTCATCCGCTTGTGGAGGCGCGAATACCGTTCAAAATTCACATTGTGAAGGATCATGATATGAAGGAGAGGTTGTGTTTGGAGGTCGAAAGACTGAGGCTGAGTGCTTTGATTATGGGGAGCATGGGATTTGGTGCCATAAAGAGAGGTAGCAACGGAACGCTTGGGAGCGTAAGTGATTATTGCGTGAGGCATTGTATTTGTCCTGTCATTGTGGTAAGGCATCCAGATAAGAAGGATGTCGATCATCCAGTG
Proteins encoded in this window:
- the LOC140987575 gene encoding universal stress protein PHOS34-like, with amino-acid sequence MQQLSPDSDLPPLASIKVRSSPPRFPPPAAPISTDTPTANAQRKIGIAVDLSDESAFAVEWSVRHYLRPGDAVILIHVRPTSVLYGADWGSVDVSIIGAENGRSQQKLEEDFDAFTTTKASVLAHPLVEARIPFKIHIVKDHDMKERLCLEVERLRLSALIMGSMGFGAIKRGSNGTLGSVSDYCVRHCICPVIVVRHPDKKDVDHPVASPAEEDEEEPASHDASKDQ